AATTTAAAGGAAGTGAGGTTGATTTTTCATTACCAAAAATTGAGAAAATCCTCAGCATAAAGGAAGATTTAAAGGAAAAACAGGCACAACAAAAAGTATCTGAATCCATTGCTTTAGATAGGGTAACGAAACGACAAAGTCTTGCTGTATCCATAAAGTTTTTTCGTGAAATATTACCAGATGCTCCTTCAGTACCTATAATTAAAGACCTTCAAAGTCTTTTAGAGCAGCTTCTTCAACCTGAAATTATGCCAAACTACTTGCCCTTTGAATTAACGGAAGAAGGATTTAAAAAGAGAAAAAAAGCATAAGAATAGAGAAATGCATCACTAAGTACTAATCTTATAAAGGTCATCAGAAAGCAAAAAAATAGCTATTTAATAAGACTGAACTATCTGCCATCTTTTAAAAAGGGAATAGCGAGTCAGATTTTATTGACCCATTCTTTTCAAAAGAAAACAGGGGCGGAAATATAAAAGAAAGAGAATATAAGTAATTTCCTATTTCAAGAAGGATAAGCAATTAGTTTTAGTTAAATTCGCTAATAGCATTGTAAACCAAATATCTACTTTACTTATGAGTGGACCAATAAGGCATGAGTCACATATTTTAGAAAATAAATCCAGAAAATTCTTCCAAAAATCTATTCCCGATGAATGGGTGGTTAATTCTCCAGATAACGATTATGGAATAGACTTTAATGTTGAAATATCTGTAAATAACCGAATGACAGGTCTGAATTTTTCTGTTCAACTTAAAAGTACTGGTGCTTCAAAGAAGGAAAACACTATTTCTGCTACATTGAAGCATTCAACAGTAAGCTACTATTTTTCAAGGCTTGAGCCTGTAATGATCATTATATACGATTTAGAAGATGATGAGGCATACTGGTCCTGGATACACGAATTGAATATTGATTTAACGAAATCCAATGAAACATATACTGCGTCTATCTCAAAAAATAAAAGAATTAGTGCAATTGATTGGGATGATATTATAAATTTCATACAAGAAATATTCAATAGAAGATCGTTCATTGAATATTTAGATATAAAAACCTTATCTGCTACACAAATAGCTGCTTGGAAGGCGTTTTATTCAGGGGCATATGAACAAGCCATTTTTTTGTTTAAACAGTTGCAAAAGGAGGAAGATGATGTTAACATAACACAGGCAATTGCCTGGAGCCATTATTTAATTCACAATTATAAGGAAGCCTTACTCACAATAAATCGTTTATTAAACCTCGTTCAAACTGATTACATTCTACAAGTAAAAGCATGTATATTGACTGAATTTGGCATTCGGACAGGCGACAAAGGAATGATCCTATCAGGTAAAATGATATTTGAAAAATATATAAGTTCAAACTCTGATGCACTTCAATTGTATAACTATGCCAATGCTTTAGGTTCTCTTGGAGATGATACTAGGGCCGCTGAGTATTATAATTTAAGCTTAAGCAAGAATCCCAATAGTGCCGAGTGTTGGAAAAATTTAGGTAGTATATATTGGAATTTGGGACAACATGATGATGAAATAAAGTGTTATGATAATGCCTTAGCGATAAACCCTACCCTTAGAGAAGCATTGTTTAGCAAGGGAGTCACTTTATCTAAGGTTTATGGCAAGCATGAAGAAGCCTTAAATCTTTTTTCAAGCTTAATAAAAAATGAAGAAACCCTCTTGAATGGATTCCCTAAAGGCTACTATTGGATAGCTTATGTATTCGAGAAAGTTGGGAATATAATTGAATCTCTTAAATGGATTAATAAAGGTTTAGATTTTATCCCGACTGAAATATCACTATTAAATTTAAAATCAAATTTAGTAGTCCAGCATTTCCAAGACTATCCAAGCTTGAAAGATGAAGCCATAGCGTTCTTAAAATATAGGATTGATTTACAAAACGATTCACTTAGCATATACCACTATATAAAAATACGTCAGCTTAATGAACATGAATCATTCAGCCTTATCAAAGAAAGATTTCCAGCTATCATTAAAGTTAGTATAGAAGAATATCAGGATCTTGGGTTTAGTGCAAATGATCTTTTAGACGGATTGATAAATATGAATGCGTTTCTAGAATTTAGTGGGAAGTATCCATCAGATAGATATATTAATCATCTTATTAACAAACACTATTCGGTAGAAGCCATGTTTTGGAACTGTTTAGAAATCATACGTTTAATATCATTTACGAAGATTATTGATTCCGATAAAAACGGTGATTTTGTACTTAATATCCCTAGATGCTGTGACGTATTTAGTAATTCATATCCGTACTTGTTGGATGTTTTAATACCAAGTAACAGCTTTCCAAATGATGTGGCTAAGGAGATATTAGTTTTCATTATGGAAAATTATCCGGTGGTTGCGTATCGAGAAATTGGTGCTCAAATCGGACACGTAGGAAGTAGACTATCTTTAGATGTCACAGACCAGGAATCCAACCTAACTGAAGAATGGACTGAAGAATTTGAAGATAAAATTTTCTTTGTTGCCAATGAAATATTACAAATTAAGAACTAAAAAATGACACCTCATGCTCGATCCTAATGCAAATGCCGTAGGCGGCCTTAAAATTGGCTACAGTAGGGGAATGCCTACATATTTGGCACCCAATCTATTTACTCATAAGAAGCAAGAAGAGTATTTTGTTACAAACCTATATGCACAAGCTTTGATCTATAATAATTTTCATGTTACTGGTGTTTTGGTTTGTGATGACGATAGTAATAAAGGTGCTGATGCGATTATCAAGACTTTAGGTTCCCCTGATATAACGGTGCAAATAACTAGATTCACATTGACAAACTATTTATTACGAAGAAAATCTGCGGAAAAAAGGGTTGATTACATAATTTCGAAAATACTTCAACTAGGATCGTTTGAAGTGCCTGTTAACGTTATTATCTATCCAATTGAAATGTACACAGCCTTACCAATAAATAAACAGAAGAATGACAATATTCTCGCTGAAAGAATACACGCACTTATAAATGAAAATATTGATAAACTGAGCTTAAGAGACGGAAGTTTTATAAATCACTCAATTCCCCCAAAAGATGATCCACTAAGCCATATAACGCATCATATTTCATTGCAAAGTATACCAGAAGGATTCCACTCAAATTATTTTGGAAGAGATAAATTGTATATTAACTATGATTTTGATAATATCTATTTTACACAGGAAGATATTGATTTGGAATCAAATAGTATTTTTGAAAAGAAAAATAATGGAACTTCATCCGTATTATTAATCTGGGCAGATTTCTATGAGATACTTTACACCCCAGATAGAATTGTAGCTAGTTTAACGAAGAAATTCATAGAATCATCATTCGAACAGATATTCTTCTTGTCGTTTTATACGAAAAAGC
The genomic region above belongs to Chitinophaga sp. 180180018-3 and contains:
- a CDS encoding DUF4365 domain-containing protein, producing MSGPIRHESHILENKSRKFFQKSIPDEWVVNSPDNDYGIDFNVEISVNNRMTGLNFSVQLKSTGASKKENTISATLKHSTVSYYFSRLEPVMIIIYDLEDDEAYWSWIHELNIDLTKSNETYTASISKNKRISAIDWDDIINFIQEIFNRRSFIEYLDIKTLSATQIAAWKAFYSGAYEQAIFLFKQLQKEEDDVNITQAIAWSHYLIHNYKEALLTINRLLNLVQTDYILQVKACILTEFGIRTGDKGMILSGKMIFEKYISSNSDALQLYNYANALGSLGDDTRAAEYYNLSLSKNPNSAECWKNLGSIYWNLGQHDDEIKCYDNALAINPTLREALFSKGVTLSKVYGKHEEALNLFSSLIKNEETLLNGFPKGYYWIAYVFEKVGNIIESLKWINKGLDFIPTEISLLNLKSNLVVQHFQDYPSLKDEAIAFLKYRIDLQNDSLSIYHYIKIRQLNEHESFSLIKERFPAIIKVSIEEYQDLGFSANDLLDGLINMNAFLEFSGKYPSDRYINHLINKHYSVEAMFWNCLEIIRLISFTKIIDSDKNGDFVLNIPRCCDVFSNSYPYLLDVLIPSNSFPNDVAKEILVFIMENYPVVAYREIGAQIGHVGSRLSLDVTDQESNLTEEWTEEFEDKIFFVANEILQIKN